AAACTTGGTAACCTCTGTGGATATTATTTGTCAGCAGAATAGAAAAATTGGACTGGATGATTTTCAGAATCTCAGGTTCTCTGTGTCAGTGGGTAGTTGGGGGGTAGTAGAACTAGCTCAAATAAATTATCAGTGACCTCCCAATTAATGCATCTGAGAGGGATTTTTCAGTTCACTGGTTTACTCCTAAGTGATACTGTTAAGCTCGcccttctttcattcatttatcttgaatAGGTGATACATATTTCAAACTGTGAAGGGGCCTAAAGTGTTTCATGCGCTACCCCTGCCCCATATACCGCCACTATTAGTTTGTGTGTATCCTTGCAGAATTACTTTGTGCATATATGAGCTTGTAtgtaaatactgttttttaaagacaaaagatTGCTTATATAGTGTTCTGTAGCttgcttttgtccattcaacaGCATACTCTAGAAACTGATCCATATTAACATGTGTAGCTCTTAACTCAGCACCCTCCAGTAGAGCTTTCTGTAGGGTGGTGGGACTGTTACatatctgcactgtccaatatgatAGCCCTATCCACACTTGGCTACTGAGCACCTGAAATGCAACTAAtgtaactgaggaactgaatcttaattttatttcaatttaaatggCAACAcgtagctagtggctactgtcTTGGACAGCAGAACTCCTCCTTTTTAACACAGCAGTGTCTGTCTGGAAACGTCCTTGATATCTCCACGCTACTTTTGGCCTTTGCAGTCTCTGGCCTCCTGTACTTATTTCTCGTCGTCAGTGACCTCAACTGAAGCGATTTGGGTAGAGGAGGACCAGCTTGAAAGATAGCCTGGCCCTTCTCTTTAAATTTTACCCTCCCAAATTGCATTCCCACTTTGCTATTTCCCCTCCTATTGTGGCATATGTCAGACCAGTGGGCTGAGATTCTCTGTATATAATAAAACCGTGAGGAACCTGGAGGTCATCTGAGCCATTTCCCTGTCTTCATCATGGCTTGCTGACTTTGTCTTTACTCACTGCTTTAGTAGCAATTTTTCATCTTCTCTTGGGCCTTCCTACTTCCATAAATACTTGAGATTAGATTGGCATCCACTAAACTAGAAATTAGGACTAATAATCTTACCTGGCAAGAAAGCCAGGGACTCTTAAGCCACACTTGTGTTTTTCCCAGACTGTCCTACATTCGTTAAATACATACAAACCTGACCCAGAATTCAATAAATAGTGGTAGTGATTATTTACTTGTTACCAGGGTTAACTGAGAATTTCCTGATCCATATCTTTAGTCCTCACCTCTCCTCTGAGTCTCATGCTCTTGTATCTAACTGCTATTAAACGCTTTATCTTGTCCTCCAGTCCTGTGATagcattttctgtatttcctgtcaTGGTGTCACCACCGTTTATTCAAACTAGGAATCTGGGATCATCCTTGAAAACCCTTCTGACTCCAACCTGTCAATTACCATTGTTCCATTTTCCTCGTGATTTCCTAATTATTTCTTGAGTCTGTCTCTTTTACTCTTTCCTGGGACCATTGCCACCCCTCTTCCAGTTTTGGATCCCCTAAATCCATTGTACTTATTTACTGTTTGCAAGGTGAAGTCTCCTACTTTATTCCTCTGCATAAAGCCTTCTGACGTCTGCACTCCCTATACAAAGCCAGGCATTAACAGAGCCTGTAAGACCCTTCTAAACTGGCCCCTGcctgcttctcctctctctcccttactGGCTGGTTCTTTAAATTCTAGCAACTTCAAATGGCTTTTCATTCCCTGATTCCACAGCACTGCCTCCCACCTCTTAAGAGCACtcgttttttccttttttctgtttaacTAATTTCTGCTTATCCATCATTCAGCTCAGGCATCACTCCCTTTAGGAAGCTGTGGATTTGAATGATGCAGGAATTGGGGACAGATACTCTTCACCCATGGGTTACAGGATTATAGATTAGAATTGTAGATGAGCACTGGCAGAGAACCTAAAGGTTATTGAACTGAATACCCTTTTTTATGGTGTGGGAAGTGACTCGGTCATTTAGTAAGGAAAGGATCTGACATTGGAACCTAAGTCTCATGGTAGTGCTGAGTCAGCCCTGAGTGCAGTGTGCTTTCTATTATGCCTTGCTGTTAAATCCAACCCACAGAGAAGCTCTGTTGTGGAACAAGTGGTAGAAGATCCTAACTTGAGGGATTGAGGTCTGAGGAGCTGCAGTGATAGCTTAGAAATTACACGGGGGATTTCTGATTCTTATGACCTTTTGGCTTCATCTTCTGGAGGGAGGAAGCGTCAAGGCTGTAGTATCCATGCTATTGGGGGTAtgggggtggagggtgcagtgcAAGTTACAGGTACATGGAGGTGTGCAGGAGGAGACTTGAGATTTGGGAGTTGGGGCATAGAAGCGGGTAGCATTGCACGACTTTTGCCTTCTTTGTAAACACCTGGCTTCTCTTCTGGCATGCTTTATGGAAGTTTGTAGAGCATTCTCCATTGGCCAGTGCTGCAGAAGTCAGTCTTAGAGGACAGCCCAGTAGGCCTTTACCATGCTTTGCCTCTGCTAACCAGATGATTTTCCTTAATGCTAAAGGGATAACTGAAATAATATGTtgtggtgtttaaaaaaaaaaaagatttgtctcCGATTTTATGATAACAGAAAGGCTGTGTTACAACagtgaaataaagacataattAGCTCAGGTTCACAGGAATGGATAAGCACTAACCAGCAAAAAAGTAGCTTGATTTTATTTCATACTAGTACCAAACTgttaaattgtttgtttttttaaaacaggattcTCAGCTGGTAGCTGGTGTTGCATTCAAGAAGACTTTCTCTTACGCTGGGTTTGAAATGCAACCCAAAAAGTACCACAATCCTAAGATCGCCCTTTTGAATGTCGAGCTCGAGTTGAAAGCTGAGAAGGACAATGCTGAGATAAGAGTCCACACAGTTGAGGTAGGTGGGTTCACCAGTTGGTGGGGGCATGGAAATGGACAGCTTTCTGAGCCAGAGCCCTGGGTCTTCATGGCTGTTGTGGGCCCCTTTCTCTTCCTGCCCCCCTGACTATTGATATCTAAGTACTAGGCCCCCTTCTTTCCATACTCTATATTCTCCCTGAGTGACCTTGACCTGAGGAAATTTGGATAGGGCAGACCTGTTGAAATATGCTCTGGTCCTGGGGAAGGGGTTGGCAGGGTCTCTATAGCTACATAGCCTGCCCGGTATTTTGGTTCCTCTTGTTGGTGCAGGTGTGAGTTCCTCCACTTCTAGACTAGACCTAGTGCTGCAGAGACAGGTGTGCTCTCATTGTTGATGTTACCCAGGCTACCTCTGGAGGTAGCCGTGTCACCCATCTTTGAGCAGTTCTTGGGGaaggggtcttttttttttccttcaagatggagtctcactctgtcgcccaggctggagtgcagtggtgcaatctcagctcattgcaacctctgcctgctgggttcaagcaattcccctgcctcagcctcctgagtagctgggattacaggtatgtgccaccacgcccagctaattttttttgtatttttagtagagacagggtttcaccatgtaggccaggctggtcttgaactcctgacctcaggtgatccacccgcctcggcctcccaaagtgctgtggttacaggcatgagctactgtgcccagccaaagggGTCTTATTGGGAACTCCATGAATCCAGCACCTCAGAAGAGGCTAGACCTCAGCCAGGTTCAATTATTTCTCACATCTTGACAGCACTACCTCTGGTTCTCAGCCTTGGGgttactttctgtttttgtgttggGGAGTTTCAGGTGATTCGTAAGTCATCTTATGGGGTCCTTGTTTGCTTGGACTGAGGAGTGGCTCTTCTGTTTATCTCTGTTAATTCCCAGATAAATCAGCATGTTTTATTTGGTGGGGGCGGGTGGGTGTATTTTACCTTACCATATATGTCAACCTTCACCCCAAATCATTCTCATCCTTTTCTGGGTCTCTCCAGGATTATCAGGCAATTGTTGATGCTGAGTGGAACATTCTCTATGACAAGTTAGAGAAGATCCATCATTCTGGAGCCAAAGTTGTCTTGTCCAAACTCCCCATTGGGGATGTGGCCACCCAGTACTTTGCTGACAGGGACATGTTCTGTGCTGGCCGAGTACCTGAGGAGGATCTGAAGAGGACAATGATGGTAACCAGATTTTCACAGGCTGCTTCTTGGCCTTTGTGGCCCTGAAGGGTTTTCACTGACCCCTGGTATAACAGATAGTGTACTGTCAGGTTGGCATGTGAAttgagccattttttttttttttttaactctcttttTTTGCAGGAAGCACTCCATTTCCATGTGTGTGTGCCCAGTGGCACAAACTACTACAGTCTAACAAAAACAAGTCCAGAAATCTGGTTTGTGAGAGAACCTAGCAGTAATGCTATGATTAGCTGGACAAACTCAAATATGGATTCTTCTAGCCAGATTTCTTCCCTTTCATGAGCATCCCACAAATGATACTTTTAGGTTTAAAgtactcctgagttcaggtgctGGACCCAGTGCCACCCTAGTTTAGGGGAGGGAGTATAAGCTGAATCGAATGGGTCGTTATCTCCTTTTTAACTTCTCCTGTTTGCCCTTGATGTGTTTtagttctgttttggttttttgctcTTTCAGAGGTGGGGAAGGGTCGCCTGGAAGTCAAGGGAAAGGGCGGGTAATGCAGAGGCATGGGAATTGGCCTTGAGACGAGGTGGCAGGAAGCTACCTGGCCTCGGGAACCTTCACTGCTAGATCTTGCCTTCCTTGCTCCCTAGGCGTGTGGAGGCTCAATCCAGACCAGTGTGAATGCTCTGTCAGCAGATGTGCTGGGTCGATGCCAGGTGTTTGAAGAGACCCAGATTGGAGGCGAGAGGTGAGCCGTGGGCCCAGGCCGAGCTCACAACCCGCCTGGATCTGGTCTTCTGCCATCTTTCGGCTGTGGTATACAGGTTTTACAGAGTCTCACCTTTGAGCCATAAAGAGCTCAGATAATGTACAGCATTACAGGAAGATCTAAAGCCTAGACTCCACAATCTTCTATGACCTGGTGGTACAGTTGTAGACCTTTCCAAGAAAGCGTCTGTAAGGTTGGGATTGGGTAACCTGAGTGAAGAATGTAAGAGCAGCTGCTGAGTGTTGGGAGGGCTGGCAGTGAGGGCAATACAGTAggatggtggcagacaagagttCATGTGTGTACTATTTAATCTGGGCATAGGTACAATTTTTTTACTGGCTGCCCCAAGGCCAAGACATGTACCTTCATCCTCCGTGGCGGTGCCGAGCAGTTTATGGAGGAGACAGAGCGGTCCCTGCATGATGCCATCATGATCGTCAGGAGGGCCATCAAGGTACGGGGCTGATGGCCTCCTGCCTGCACAGCCTACTCTCATCTCCCTAGCTGATCAGACCTTGGATTTGTGTGGTGATTCCTTCTCTATATAACCTGCCCTTTCCTGGGTGGTGTGGTGAGCCCTGATTTGCCCCACAAATGGTAGAGAAACTGAGCCTCCGTTTCTCAAAAATAGGTCATCCTGCCTTGAAAGCTAAGACTTGTTcttttagccaggtgtggtagctcacacctgtaatcccaacactttggaaggccgaggtgggagggttgcttgaggccaagagtttggcaccagcctgggcaacatagcgagaccctgtctctacagaaaaaaaaattagccaggaatggtggtatgtgcctgtagtcagtccccgctacttgggaggctaaggtggaaagatcccttgagcccaggagttggtggctacaatgagctatgatcacaccacagcactccagcctgggcaacagagcaagcagaagaaacacTTGATTTTGTTAGCAAACTGTGGAGCTAATGTAGTCAGGTATTCCAGTAATTGTGCCAGTGTCCTTGAGCTGCAGGTGACCTTGAAAATAGAAACCATAAGGTTCAGGTTGAAGTTGGGATGTTCTAGATAGGGGCTATGTCTGGGCTTTTGGGGCTTGGGatggaggaaggaatgaagaacCACTCTTTCTGGGCTGAAGGGACCTACTGAGTGGCCCCGCATGGAAGTTTGGACCAGGGGCCTTCTTCCATTGAGAGGTCTGATCTCTGCAGAATGATTCAGTGGTGGCTGGTGGCGGGGCCATTGAGATGGAGCTCTCCAAGTACCTGCGGGATTACTCAAGGACTATTCCAGGAAAACAGCAGCTGTTGATTGGGGCGTATGCCAAGGCCTTGGAGATTATCCCACGCCAGCTGTGTGACAATGCTGGCTTTGATGCCACAAACATTCTCAACAAACTGCGGGCTCGGCATGCCCAGGTGGGTCCTTTTTCTCCCCAGGGTTCCGGGTTTGGGCAGGTGGGCTGGGTTCTGAATGTGAGCTGTGCTACTCAAGCTGTTCACGCTTAGCCCAGGAGATAGGCTGCAACTCCACCCAGCCTGTCTACCTGACCACCTGCCTCCTCTGAGGGCAGAAGGAAAGCCATGGTGCTAGCACTGGAGAGCCAGGGTTTCTTCATTGCTTCTACCAAGAATATgattgtggctgggcgcggtggctcacgcctgtaatcccagcactttgggaggctgaggtgggtggatcatgaggtcagaagttcgagaccagcctggccaacatagtgaaaccctgtctctactaaaaatacaaaaattagccaggtgtggtgg
This Theropithecus gelada isolate Dixy chromosome 13, Tgel_1.0, whole genome shotgun sequence DNA region includes the following protein-coding sequences:
- the CCT7 gene encoding T-complex protein 1 subunit eta isoform X5, which translates into the protein MAEFLKQVKPYVEEGLHPQIIIRAFRTATQLAVNKIKEIAVTVKKADKVEQRKLLEKCAMTALSSKLISQQKAFFAKMVVDAVMMLDDLLQLKMIGIKKVQGGALEDSQLVAGVAFKKTFSYAGFEMQPKKYHNPKIALLNVELELKAEKDNAEIRVHTVEDYQAIVDAEWNILYDKLEKIHHSGAKVVLSKLPIGDVATQYFADRDMFCAGRVPEEDLKRTMMACGGSIQTSVNALSADVLGRCQVFEETQIGGERYNFFTGCPKAKTCTFILRGGAEQFMEETERSLHDAIMIVRRAIKNDSVVAGGGAIEMELSKYLRDYSRTIPGKQQLLIGAYAKALEIIPRQLCDNAGFDATNILNKLRARHAQGGTWYGVDINNEDIADNFEAFVWEPAMVRINALTAASEAACLIVSVDETIKNPRSTVDAPPAAGRGRGRGRPH
- the CCT7 gene encoding T-complex protein 1 subunit eta isoform X3 — encoded protein: MMVGDGTTSVTLLAAEFLKQVKPYVEEGLHPQIIIRAFRTATQLAVNKIKEIAVTVKKADKVEQRKLLEKCAMTALSSKLISQQKAFFAKMVVDAVMMLDDLLQLKMIGIKKVQGGALEDSQLVAGVAFKKTFSYAGFEMQPKKYHNPKIALLNVELELKAEKDNAEIRVHTVEDYQAIVDAEWNILYDKLEKIHHSGAKVVLSKLPIGDVATQYFADRDMFCAGRVPEEDLKRTMMACGGSIQTSVNALSADVLGRCQVFEETQIGGERYNFFTGCPKAKTCTFILRGGAEQFMEETERSLHDAIMIVRRAIKNDSVVAGGGAIEMELSKYLRDYSRTIPGKQQLLIGAYAKALEIIPRQLCDNAGFDATNILNKLRARHAQGGTWYGVDINNEDIADNFEAFVWEPAMVRINALTAASEAACLIVSVDETIKNPRSTVDAPPAAGRGRGRGRPH
- the CCT7 gene encoding T-complex protein 1 subunit eta isoform X7 — its product is MTALSSKLISQQKAFFAKMVVDAVMMLDDLLQLKMIGIKKVQGGALEDSQLVAGVAFKKTFSYAGFEMQPKKYHNPKIALLNVELELKAEKDNAEIRVHTVEDYQAIVDAEWNILYDKLEKIHHSGAKVVLSKLPIGDVATQYFADRDMFCAGRVPEEDLKRTMMACGGSIQTSVNALSADVLGRCQVFEETQIGGERYNFFTGCPKAKTCTFILRGGAEQFMEETERSLHDAIMIVRRAIKNDSVVAGGGAIEMELSKYLRDYSRTIPGKQQLLIGAYAKALEIIPRQLCDNAGFDATNILNKLRARHAQGGTWYGVDINNEDIADNFEAFVWEPAMVRINALTAASEAACLIVSVDETIKNPRSTVDAPPAAGRGRGRGRPH
- the CCT7 gene encoding T-complex protein 1 subunit eta isoform X6 → MMDSQLVAGVAFKKTFSYAGFEMQPKKYHNPKIALLNVELELKAEKDNAEIRVHTVEDYQAIVDAEWNILYDKLEKIHHSGAKVVLSKLPIGDVATQYFADRDMFCAGRVPEEDLKRTMMACGGSIQTSVNALSADVLGRCQVFEETQIGGERYNFFTGCPKAKTCTFILRGGAEQFMEETERSLHDAIMIVRRAIKNDSVVAGGGAIEMELSKYLRDYSRTIPGKQQLLIGAYAKALEIIPRQLCDNAGFDATNILNKLRARHAQGGTWYGVDINNEDIADNFEAFVWEPAMVRINALTAASEAACLIVSVDETIKNPRSTVDAPPAAGRGRGRGRPH
- the CCT7 gene encoding T-complex protein 1 subunit eta isoform X4, producing MDKLIVDGRGKATISNDGATILKLLDVVHPAAKTLVDIAKSQDAEVGDGTTSVTLLAAEFLKQVKPYVEEGLHPQIIIRAFRTATQLAVNKIKEIAVTVKKADKVEQRKLLEKCAMTALSSKLISQQKAFFAKMVVDAVMMLDDLLQLKMIGIKKVQGGALEDSQLVAGVAFKKTFSYAGFEMQPKKYHNPKIALLNVELELKAEKDNAEIRVHTVEDYQAIVDAEWNILYDKLEKIHHSGAKVVLSKLPIGDVATQYFADRDMFCAGRVPEEDLKRTMMACGGSIQTSVNALSADVLGRCQVFEETQIGGERYNFFTGCPKAKTCTFILRGGAEQFMEETERSLHDAIMIVRRAIKNDSVVAGGGAIEMELSKYLRDYSRTIPGKQQLLIGAYAKALEIIPRQLCDNAGFDATNILNKLRARHAQGGTWYGVDINNEDIADNFEAFVWEPAMVRINALTAASEAACLIVSVDETIKNPRSTVDAPPAAGRGRGRGRPH
- the CCT7 gene encoding T-complex protein 1 subunit eta isoform X2, producing MMPTPVILLKEGTDSSQGIPQLVSNISACQVIAEAVRTTLGPRGMDKLIVDGRAKTLVDIAKSQDAEVGDGTTSVTLLAAEFLKQVKPYVEEGLHPQIIIRAFRTATQLAVNKIKEIAVTVKKADKVEQRKLLEKCAMTALSSKLISQQKAFFAKMVVDAVMMLDDLLQLKMIGIKKVQGGALEDSQLVAGVAFKKTFSYAGFEMQPKKYHNPKIALLNVELELKAEKDNAEIRVHTVEDYQAIVDAEWNILYDKLEKIHHSGAKVVLSKLPIGDVATQYFADRDMFCAGRVPEEDLKRTMMACGGSIQTSVNALSADVLGRCQVFEETQIGGERYNFFTGCPKAKTCTFILRGGAEQFMEETERSLHDAIMIVRRAIKNDSVVAGGGAIEMELSKYLRDYSRTIPGKQQLLIGAYAKALEIIPRQLCDNAGFDATNILNKLRARHAQGGTWYGVDINNEDIADNFEAFVWEPAMVRINALTAASEAACLIVSVDETIKNPRSTVDAPPAAGRGRGRGRPH